A window of the Oncorhynchus mykiss isolate Arlee chromosome 15, USDA_OmykA_1.1, whole genome shotgun sequence genome harbors these coding sequences:
- the si:dkeyp-27e10.3 gene encoding UPF0606 protein KIAA1549 isoform X3, with protein sequence MEILMSACSRMCPGVSQGLRTNCAHLLVASLLVSMTMSSSPVAGGVDSNGTTAKRSSSRSSSSPSSRWPGATPPKDTSPHGNTDAASVDDEAQGIHLLLRPPDLLSPSHPPPLPPHSQPTLTPPPPWEHAPSLEEAWGSGDYLETLSFMGPEGEELALATPLPSHTYDPDDVASYDTSFPSRPTLPLSSSLLRPYTSPTSPLREGLPFTHPAQPEGYPHWDEEDYDLGDIFPLEPTELLLPDMNSLEYYTNLLARERDEEREREREREREREQEREREREREWERDRERERDRDGERDRDREIVIPPPKTTPKLGITPTTTTKTHIHTQPPSPSPSTGPPPARDHKHPLVPSAGPTPPLTLSPTLWEGQGTSTPGVRPTSRVPPQPPVRPRVPPATPGRHPPLPPSNTTSLARPPMLRPPGREPIKPPPPPPVTEVPSNRPTTTTKATTVTTTTPGTLASITRTPPAPPGRQYLCNVTKPDMYLVRVVLPKSGSTVGFGQVRDILKREFNRSVELQFLRTPSSLAFRVVAGPLIFTAMSVVNALRQSTRSSSLFPTVSPLYGIPDHKYQIHSVLQFVPGHVDVRVCNFSQRVERGLLMAYTETRRRAHEFGNVTVQLLNITMGQAKPQGDQKVPVDITFALRDGRGYLLGSEVSGHLRHLSTVEFSFYLGFPVLQIAEPFHYPELNVSHHLRSSWVRTVLLGVQEQTVTERSFKARLERRLALLLEEGLGDGSQRPRWKRSTAVGNNSLQVVRVSRLAGSGRSLEVVYFVEGPEGERVPADATAATLNRLELQRAAIVLGHRVQRPLAQPVETLTVPPSETQSSSVWLIVGVVVPVLLAIFIIIILYWKLCGSEKLEFQPDAINTIQQRQKLQASSVKGFDFAKLHLGQHSKDDIMVIQEPGALPVPIKESTPSEGGDLNTPKSKGSSTKGARANRRRGRLSPSDGDSLGSDQSSGRESAEETTRHVGTPHEGKPHRNKTPKNVPPAGSGPDELLSSSSIFDHVDRLSRGSSDGRGRQANKVQLIAMQPRPSPPQRSHSPTITERVSAEVALRHKSEIEHHRNKLRQRAKRRGQCEFPSMDDILDAFGQAQEEAGQGGCPQRLYSSAHDHMDSILHPDHPSPPTPGESRKRGRRSPRGRRRKQGNGSLPDTDRLTDRDRLLTDNSATYRKYPGLNNVAYMSDPDLPPDHGSPSPNDEVFDHAPPPPPYVPPQPSIEEARQQMHSLLDDAFALVSPSSQGSVSVGVTQRYAELGMSPSSIQGLSQRQGLGSEAYVTEEEQLQDSVYANRGQYEEPPSSSRPRPVGGSTGAQLHHLTQVGLSSRISAYPGVGRSVSGPTGSSWNQQPLDQDLSRPGASRETVLSFPEFSSSGVFQMPSSSLGDHSVPPMLLAPPTPEFSLDESSPSAQSSASLIKAIREELRRLAQKQVAVASSYS encoded by the exons ATGGAGATTCTGATGAGCGCGTGCTCGAGGATGTGCCCCGGAGTCTCTCAGGGCCTGCGCACTAATTGCGCGCACCTGCTGGTAGCATCCTTGCTGGTGTCCATGACGATGTCAAGCTCACCTGTTGCAG GCGGTGTGGACTCCAACGGAACGACAGCAAAACGGTCCTCATCGCGGTCGTCATCGTCACCCTCTTCCAGATGGCCAGGCGCCACCCCACCCAAAGACACTAGTCCCCATGGTAACACTGACGCTGCCTCAGTGGACGATGAAGCTCAGGGCATACATCTCCTACTGAGACCCCCGGACCTGCTGTCCCCCAGCCACCCCCCTCCTCTGCCCCCCCACAGCCAGCCCACCCTCACCCCGCCCCCGCCCTGGGAACACGCCCCCTCCCTAGAGGAGGCCTGGGGGTCCGGTGACTACCTGGAAACGCTCTCCTTCATGGGCCCAGAGGGGGAGGAACTGGCCCTGGCCACACCCTTACCCAGTCACACATACGACCCTGACGACGTGGCCTCCTATGACACCTCCTTCCCCTCCCGCCCaaccctccccctgtcctccagcCTCCTCCGACCCTATACgtcccccacctcccccctccgGGAGGGTCTCCCCTTTACTCACCCTGCCCAGCCTGAGGGATACCCTCACTGGGATGAAGAAGACTATGACCTGGGGGACATTTTTCCTCTGGAGCCCACGGAGCTGCTGCTGCCGGATATGAACAGTCTGGAGTACTACACTAATCTGCTGGCCAGAGAGCGAGACGAGGAGagggaacgggagagagagagggaaagggagcgagaacaggagagagagagggaaagggagcgagaatgggagagagacagggaaagggagagggatcgagatggagaaagagacagagatagagaaatTGTCATCCCACCCCCAAAGACCACCCCCAAACTTGGCATCACACCCACCACtaccacaaaaacacacatacacactcagccCCCATCCCCCTCCCCTAGCACAGGGCCCCCTCCTGCCCGGGACCACAAGCACCCTCTTGTCCCCTCAGCAGGTCCCACCCCTCCCCTGACCCTCTCACCCACTCTCTGGGAGGGTCAGGGTACCTCCACCCCTGGAGTTAGACCCACCTCCAGAGTACCCCCTCAGCCTCCTGTTCGGCCCAGAGTCCCCCCAGCTACCCCTGGCAGACACCCTCCACTGCCCCCATCTAACACAACCAGCCTGGCTCGCCCCCCCATGCTGCGACCTCCAGGGAGGGAACCCataaaaccaccaccaccaccacctgtgaCCGAGGTCCCCAGCAACCGACCGACGACCACTACCAAGGCAACCACTGTTACCACGACAACCCCTGGTACCCTGGCGAGCATCACCCGGACTCCCCCAGCCCCTCCAGGACGCCAGTATCTGTGTAACGTCACCAAGCCTGACATGTACCTGGTCAGAGTGG TCCTGCCAAAGTCTGGCTCCACTGTGGGCTTTGGCCAGGTCAGGGACATCTTGAAGAGGGAATTCAACCGCTCAGTGGAGTTGCAG TTCCTGAGAACTCCGTCTAGCCTTGCGTTCCGTGTTGTGGCGGGACCTCTGATCTTCACCGCCATGTCTGTCGTCAACGCTCTGCGCCAATCAACACGAAGCTCCTCCTTGTTCCCCACTGTCTCACCTCTCTACGGCATACCTGATCACAAGTACCAGATACACTCTG tgCTGCAGTTTGTGCCCGGTCACgtggatgtgcgtgtgtgtaacttCAGTCAGCGAGTGGAGAGAGGACTGCTGATGGCCTACACAGAGACACGCAGACGTGCACATGAATTTGGCAACGTTACTGTACAG CTTCTGAACATCACCATGGGTCAGGCCAAGCCGCAGGGTGACCAGAAGGTTCCGGTGGACATCACGTTTGCGTTGCGTGATGGGCGGGGATACCTGTTGGGGTCAGAGGTCAGCGGTCACCTGAGACACCTAAGCACGGTGGAGTTCAGCTTCTACCTGGGCTTCCCCGTGCTGCAGATCGCTGAAC CCTTCCACTACCCCGAGCTGAACGTTTCTCACCATCTACGCTCCTCCTGGGTCCGCACCG TGTTACTGGGTGTCCAGGAGCAGACGGTGACTGAGCGGAGCTTCAAGGCTCGTCTGGAGCGCCGTCTGGCCCTGCTGCTGGAGGAGGGGCTGGGGGACGGGAGTCAACGACCCCGCTGGAAAAGATCCACGGCCGTGGGCAACAACAGCTTACAG GTGGTGCGTGTGTCGAGGCTGGCAGGTTCAGGGCGTTCACTGGAAGTGGTGTATTTCGTGGAGGgaccagagggggagagagtcccTGCTGATGCCACCGCTGCCACCCTCAACCGCCTGGAGCTGCAACGGGCTGCCATCGTACTGGGGCACCGCGTCCAGAGACCCCTTGCCCAGC CTGTGGAGACCCTGACGGTGCCCCCGTCTGAGACTCAGAGCAGCAGTGTCTGGCTGATTGTGGGGGTGGTGGTGCCTGTCCTGCTGGCTATctttatcatcatcatcctctACTGGAAACTGTGCGGCTCGGAGAAGCTGGAGTTCCAGCCTGACGCCATCAACACCATCCAGCAGAGACAGAAG ctgcagGCTTCCAGTGTGAAAGGGTTTGACTTTGCCAAGCTCCACCTGGGGCAGCACAGTAAGGATGACATCATGGTGATCCAGGAGCCTGGTGCCCTCCCTGTGCCCATCAAAGAGTCCACCCCCTCTGAGGGAGGGGATCTCAACACTCCCAAATCCAAGGGCTCCTCCACCAAGGGTGCCCGCGCTAACCGCCGTAGGGGGAG ACTGTCCCCGTCAGATGGTGACTCGTTAGGTAGCGACCAATCGAGTGGCAGGGAGTCTGCAGAGGAGACCACCAGACATGTGGGCACGCCCCACGAGGGGAAACCGCACCGAAACAAAACGCCCAAGAATG TCCCTCCCGCAGGCAGTGGTCCAGATGAgctgctctcctcttcctccatctttgACCACGTGGACCGTCTGTCCCGAGGCTCGTCTGACGGCAGGGGTCGCCAGGCCAACAAGGTCCAGCTGATTGCCATGCAGCCCCGGCCCAGCCCACCACAACGCTCACACAGCCCCACCATCACAGAGAGGGTCAGCGCAGAG gtGGCTCTGAGACATAAGTCAGAGATCGAGCACCACAGGAACAAGCTGCGTCAGCGGGCTAAGAGGCGGGGCCAGTGTGAGTTCCCCTCTATGGATGACATCCTGGATGCCTTTGGGCAGGCGCAGGAGGAGGCGGGGCAGGGAGGGTGTCCCCAGCGCCTCTACAGCTCAGCCCATGACCACATGGACAGCATCCTGCACCCCGACCACCCCTCGCCCCCCACCCCAGGGGAATCCAGGAAGAG GGGGAGGCGCTCTCCTCGGGGCCGGCGGAGGAAGCAGGGGAACGGCAGTCtgccagacacagacagactgacggaCAGAGACCGCCTACTCACAGACAACAGCGCCACCTACAGGAAATACCCTGGACTCAACAATGTGGCCTACATG tcCGACCCAGACCTACCTCCAGACCATGGCAGCCCCTCCCCTAACGACGAGGTGTTTGACCACGCCCCTCCCCCGCCCCCCTATGTGCCCCCCCAGCCGTCCATCGAGGAGGCGCGGCAACAGATGCACTCCCTATTGGACGATGCCTTCGCCCTGGTGTCGCCCTCCTCCCAGGGCAGCGTCAGTGTCGGGGTCACGCAG AGGTATGCAGAGTTGGGGATGTCTCCCTCGTCAATACAAGGCCTGTCGCAGAG gcagGGCCTGGGTTCAGAGGCCTATGTTACTGAAGAGGAGCAGTTGCAGGATTCTGTCTACGCCAACAGGGGGCAGTATGAagagcctccctcctcctccagacCTCGGCCTGTTGGGGGAAGCACAG GTGCTCAGCTGCATCACCTGACTCAGGTGGGCTTGTCGAGCCGGATCAGTGCGTACCCTGGGGTGGGCCGCAGCGTCTCTGGGCCAACAGGCTCCAGCTGGAACCAGCagcctttagaccaggacctCTCCAGACCCGGAGCCAGCAGGGAGACT gTGCTGTCGTTCCCTGAGTTCTCCTCCTCCGGTGTGTTTCAGATGCCCAGCTCCTCTCTGGGAGACCATTCTGTCCCCCCAATGCTCCTGGCCCCTCCCACTCCAGAGTTCTCCCTAGACGAGTCCTCCCCCTCAGCCCAAAGCTCcgcctccctgatcaaggccatCAGGGAGGAGCTACGACGGCTCGCCCAGAAACAGGTTGCTGTGGCCAGCAGTTACTCCTAG
- the si:dkeyp-27e10.3 gene encoding UPF0606 protein KIAA1549 isoform X1 has translation MEILMSACSRMCPGVSQGLRTNCAHLLVASLLVSMTMSSSPVAGGVDSNGTTAKRSSSRSSSSPSSRWPGATPPKDTSPHGNTDAASVDDEAQGIHLLLRPPDLLSPSHPPPLPPHSQPTLTPPPPWEHAPSLEEAWGSGDYLETLSFMGPEGEELALATPLPSHTYDPDDVASYDTSFPSRPTLPLSSSLLRPYTSPTSPLREGLPFTHPAQPEGYPHWDEEDYDLGDIFPLEPTELLLPDMNSLEYYTNLLARERDEEREREREREREREQEREREREREWERDRERERDRDGERDRDREIVIPPPKTTPKLGITPTTTTKTHIHTQPPSPSPSTGPPPARDHKHPLVPSAGPTPPLTLSPTLWEGQGTSTPGVRPTSRVPPQPPVRPRVPPATPGRHPPLPPSNTTSLARPPMLRPPGREPIKPPPPPPVTEVPSNRPTTTTKATTVTTTTPGTLASITRTPPAPPGRQYLCNVTKPDMYLVRVVLPKSGSTVGFGQVRDILKREFNRSVELQFLRTPSSLAFRVVAGPLIFTAMSVVNALRQSTRSSSLFPTVSPLYGIPDHKYQIHSVLQFVPGHVDVRVCNFSQRVERGLLMAYTETRRRAHEFGNVTVQLLNITMGQAKPQGDQKVPVDITFALRDGRGYLLGSEVSGHLRHLSTVEFSFYLGFPVLQIAEPFHYPELNVSHHLRSSWVRTVLLGVQEQTVTERSFKARLERRLALLLEEGLGDGSQRPRWKRSTAVGNNSLQVVRVSRLAGSGRSLEVVYFVEGPEGERVPADATAATLNRLELQRAAIVLGHRVQRPLAQPVETLTVPPSETQSSSVWLIVGVVVPVLLAIFIIIILYWKLCGSEKLEFQPDAINTIQQRQKLQASSVKGFDFAKLHLGQHSKDDIMVIQEPGALPVPIKESTPSEGGDLNTPKSKGSSTKGARANRRRGRLSPSDGDSLGSDQSSGRESAEETTRHVGTPHEGKPHRNKTPKNVPPAGSGPDELLSSSSIFDHVDRLSRGSSDGRGRQANKVQLIAMQPRPSPPQRSHSPTITERVSAEVALRHKSEIEHHRNKLRQRAKRRGQCEFPSMDDILDAFGQAQEEAGQGGCPQRLYSSAHDHMDSILHPDHPSPPTPGESRKRGRRSPRGRRRKQGNGSLPDTDRLTDRDRLLTDNSATYRKYPGLNNVAYMSDPDLPPDHGSPSPNDEVFDHAPPPPPYVPPQPSIEEARQQMHSLLDDAFALVSPSSQGSVSVGVTQVSPALPSPSPSPQTHPSRQWGSYPAAPTHSPFSARYAELGMSPSSIQGLSQRQGLGSEAYVTEEEQLQDSVYANRGQYEEPPSSSRPRPVGGSTGAQLHHLTQVGLSSRISAYPGVGRSVSGPTGSSWNQQPLDQDLSRPGASRETVLSFPEFSSSGVFQMPSSSLGDHSVPPMLLAPPTPEFSLDESSPSAQSSASLIKAIREELRRLAQKQVAVASSYS, from the exons ATGGAGATTCTGATGAGCGCGTGCTCGAGGATGTGCCCCGGAGTCTCTCAGGGCCTGCGCACTAATTGCGCGCACCTGCTGGTAGCATCCTTGCTGGTGTCCATGACGATGTCAAGCTCACCTGTTGCAG GCGGTGTGGACTCCAACGGAACGACAGCAAAACGGTCCTCATCGCGGTCGTCATCGTCACCCTCTTCCAGATGGCCAGGCGCCACCCCACCCAAAGACACTAGTCCCCATGGTAACACTGACGCTGCCTCAGTGGACGATGAAGCTCAGGGCATACATCTCCTACTGAGACCCCCGGACCTGCTGTCCCCCAGCCACCCCCCTCCTCTGCCCCCCCACAGCCAGCCCACCCTCACCCCGCCCCCGCCCTGGGAACACGCCCCCTCCCTAGAGGAGGCCTGGGGGTCCGGTGACTACCTGGAAACGCTCTCCTTCATGGGCCCAGAGGGGGAGGAACTGGCCCTGGCCACACCCTTACCCAGTCACACATACGACCCTGACGACGTGGCCTCCTATGACACCTCCTTCCCCTCCCGCCCaaccctccccctgtcctccagcCTCCTCCGACCCTATACgtcccccacctcccccctccgGGAGGGTCTCCCCTTTACTCACCCTGCCCAGCCTGAGGGATACCCTCACTGGGATGAAGAAGACTATGACCTGGGGGACATTTTTCCTCTGGAGCCCACGGAGCTGCTGCTGCCGGATATGAACAGTCTGGAGTACTACACTAATCTGCTGGCCAGAGAGCGAGACGAGGAGagggaacgggagagagagagggaaagggagcgagaacaggagagagagagggaaagggagcgagaatgggagagagacagggaaagggagagggatcgagatggagaaagagacagagatagagaaatTGTCATCCCACCCCCAAAGACCACCCCCAAACTTGGCATCACACCCACCACtaccacaaaaacacacatacacactcagccCCCATCCCCCTCCCCTAGCACAGGGCCCCCTCCTGCCCGGGACCACAAGCACCCTCTTGTCCCCTCAGCAGGTCCCACCCCTCCCCTGACCCTCTCACCCACTCTCTGGGAGGGTCAGGGTACCTCCACCCCTGGAGTTAGACCCACCTCCAGAGTACCCCCTCAGCCTCCTGTTCGGCCCAGAGTCCCCCCAGCTACCCCTGGCAGACACCCTCCACTGCCCCCATCTAACACAACCAGCCTGGCTCGCCCCCCCATGCTGCGACCTCCAGGGAGGGAACCCataaaaccaccaccaccaccacctgtgaCCGAGGTCCCCAGCAACCGACCGACGACCACTACCAAGGCAACCACTGTTACCACGACAACCCCTGGTACCCTGGCGAGCATCACCCGGACTCCCCCAGCCCCTCCAGGACGCCAGTATCTGTGTAACGTCACCAAGCCTGACATGTACCTGGTCAGAGTGG TCCTGCCAAAGTCTGGCTCCACTGTGGGCTTTGGCCAGGTCAGGGACATCTTGAAGAGGGAATTCAACCGCTCAGTGGAGTTGCAG TTCCTGAGAACTCCGTCTAGCCTTGCGTTCCGTGTTGTGGCGGGACCTCTGATCTTCACCGCCATGTCTGTCGTCAACGCTCTGCGCCAATCAACACGAAGCTCCTCCTTGTTCCCCACTGTCTCACCTCTCTACGGCATACCTGATCACAAGTACCAGATACACTCTG tgCTGCAGTTTGTGCCCGGTCACgtggatgtgcgtgtgtgtaacttCAGTCAGCGAGTGGAGAGAGGACTGCTGATGGCCTACACAGAGACACGCAGACGTGCACATGAATTTGGCAACGTTACTGTACAG CTTCTGAACATCACCATGGGTCAGGCCAAGCCGCAGGGTGACCAGAAGGTTCCGGTGGACATCACGTTTGCGTTGCGTGATGGGCGGGGATACCTGTTGGGGTCAGAGGTCAGCGGTCACCTGAGACACCTAAGCACGGTGGAGTTCAGCTTCTACCTGGGCTTCCCCGTGCTGCAGATCGCTGAAC CCTTCCACTACCCCGAGCTGAACGTTTCTCACCATCTACGCTCCTCCTGGGTCCGCACCG TGTTACTGGGTGTCCAGGAGCAGACGGTGACTGAGCGGAGCTTCAAGGCTCGTCTGGAGCGCCGTCTGGCCCTGCTGCTGGAGGAGGGGCTGGGGGACGGGAGTCAACGACCCCGCTGGAAAAGATCCACGGCCGTGGGCAACAACAGCTTACAG GTGGTGCGTGTGTCGAGGCTGGCAGGTTCAGGGCGTTCACTGGAAGTGGTGTATTTCGTGGAGGgaccagagggggagagagtcccTGCTGATGCCACCGCTGCCACCCTCAACCGCCTGGAGCTGCAACGGGCTGCCATCGTACTGGGGCACCGCGTCCAGAGACCCCTTGCCCAGC CTGTGGAGACCCTGACGGTGCCCCCGTCTGAGACTCAGAGCAGCAGTGTCTGGCTGATTGTGGGGGTGGTGGTGCCTGTCCTGCTGGCTATctttatcatcatcatcctctACTGGAAACTGTGCGGCTCGGAGAAGCTGGAGTTCCAGCCTGACGCCATCAACACCATCCAGCAGAGACAGAAG ctgcagGCTTCCAGTGTGAAAGGGTTTGACTTTGCCAAGCTCCACCTGGGGCAGCACAGTAAGGATGACATCATGGTGATCCAGGAGCCTGGTGCCCTCCCTGTGCCCATCAAAGAGTCCACCCCCTCTGAGGGAGGGGATCTCAACACTCCCAAATCCAAGGGCTCCTCCACCAAGGGTGCCCGCGCTAACCGCCGTAGGGGGAG ACTGTCCCCGTCAGATGGTGACTCGTTAGGTAGCGACCAATCGAGTGGCAGGGAGTCTGCAGAGGAGACCACCAGACATGTGGGCACGCCCCACGAGGGGAAACCGCACCGAAACAAAACGCCCAAGAATG TCCCTCCCGCAGGCAGTGGTCCAGATGAgctgctctcctcttcctccatctttgACCACGTGGACCGTCTGTCCCGAGGCTCGTCTGACGGCAGGGGTCGCCAGGCCAACAAGGTCCAGCTGATTGCCATGCAGCCCCGGCCCAGCCCACCACAACGCTCACACAGCCCCACCATCACAGAGAGGGTCAGCGCAGAG gtGGCTCTGAGACATAAGTCAGAGATCGAGCACCACAGGAACAAGCTGCGTCAGCGGGCTAAGAGGCGGGGCCAGTGTGAGTTCCCCTCTATGGATGACATCCTGGATGCCTTTGGGCAGGCGCAGGAGGAGGCGGGGCAGGGAGGGTGTCCCCAGCGCCTCTACAGCTCAGCCCATGACCACATGGACAGCATCCTGCACCCCGACCACCCCTCGCCCCCCACCCCAGGGGAATCCAGGAAGAG GGGGAGGCGCTCTCCTCGGGGCCGGCGGAGGAAGCAGGGGAACGGCAGTCtgccagacacagacagactgacggaCAGAGACCGCCTACTCACAGACAACAGCGCCACCTACAGGAAATACCCTGGACTCAACAATGTGGCCTACATG tcCGACCCAGACCTACCTCCAGACCATGGCAGCCCCTCCCCTAACGACGAGGTGTTTGACCACGCCCCTCCCCCGCCCCCCTATGTGCCCCCCCAGCCGTCCATCGAGGAGGCGCGGCAACAGATGCACTCCCTATTGGACGATGCCTTCGCCCTGGTGTCGCCCTCCTCCCAGGGCAGCGTCAGTGTCGGGGTCACGCAGGTCAGCCCCGCCCTGccaagcccctctccctccccacagacacacccatCACGCCAGTGGGGCTCCTACCCCGCAGCCCCCACACACAGCCCCTTCTCTGCG AGGTATGCAGAGTTGGGGATGTCTCCCTCGTCAATACAAGGCCTGTCGCAGAG gcagGGCCTGGGTTCAGAGGCCTATGTTACTGAAGAGGAGCAGTTGCAGGATTCTGTCTACGCCAACAGGGGGCAGTATGAagagcctccctcctcctccagacCTCGGCCTGTTGGGGGAAGCACAG GTGCTCAGCTGCATCACCTGACTCAGGTGGGCTTGTCGAGCCGGATCAGTGCGTACCCTGGGGTGGGCCGCAGCGTCTCTGGGCCAACAGGCTCCAGCTGGAACCAGCagcctttagaccaggacctCTCCAGACCCGGAGCCAGCAGGGAGACT gTGCTGTCGTTCCCTGAGTTCTCCTCCTCCGGTGTGTTTCAGATGCCCAGCTCCTCTCTGGGAGACCATTCTGTCCCCCCAATGCTCCTGGCCCCTCCCACTCCAGAGTTCTCCCTAGACGAGTCCTCCCCCTCAGCCCAAAGCTCcgcctccctgatcaaggccatCAGGGAGGAGCTACGACGGCTCGCCCAGAAACAGGTTGCTGTGGCCAGCAGTTACTCCTAG